The following coding sequences lie in one Jonesia denitrificans DSM 20603 genomic window:
- the lysS gene encoding lysine--tRNA ligase has product MTSQENTQALSSDTGNDLPEQLKVRREKRARLLDQGKEAYPVTVDRTHTIGQIRAGYAHLELGEETEDVVGVAGRVVFLRNTGKLCFVAIQDGDGQRLQVMLSQGEVGAQSLADFKATVDLGDHLFAKGRVISSRRGELSVFASQWSLAAKSLRPLPNLYAREDGTTAELSEEARVRQRYVDLIARPAARDAARLRSQVVRSLRDNFHARDFMEIETPMLQTIHGGAAARPFVTHMNAFDMDLYLRIAPELFLKRAVVGGLERVFEINRNFRNEGVDSSHSPEFAMLEAYEAYGDYNTMAVLTQDLVQTAARDAFDGETLVTLADGSEYELGGEWAQLSMYHSLSEAAGVEITPQTSVAELMTLAQSVEISLDPKKVSHGKLVEELWEHFVGHDLWAPTFVRDFPVETSPLTRDHRSIPGVVEKWDLYVRGFELATAYSELVDPVIQRQRFEAQAVLAAAGDDEAMVLDEDFLTAMEYAMPPSGGMGMGLDRLLMALTGLGIRETILFPLVKPAQ; this is encoded by the coding sequence GGGGAAGGAAGCTTACCCAGTTACTGTGGACCGCACTCACACAATTGGGCAGATTCGTGCTGGGTACGCTCACCTGGAACTTGGTGAGGAAACTGAGGACGTCGTTGGTGTCGCTGGGCGAGTTGTCTTTTTGCGTAACACCGGCAAGCTGTGCTTTGTGGCGATCCAGGATGGTGACGGGCAGCGACTTCAGGTGATGTTGTCTCAAGGTGAAGTGGGTGCGCAGTCACTTGCAGACTTCAAGGCAACTGTTGATCTGGGTGATCACTTGTTCGCCAAGGGGCGTGTCATTTCTTCGCGTCGCGGCGAACTGTCCGTGTTTGCTTCACAGTGGTCGCTGGCGGCGAAGTCGTTGCGTCCATTGCCAAACTTGTATGCCCGCGAAGATGGGACGACCGCGGAGTTGTCGGAAGAGGCGCGTGTCCGTCAGCGCTACGTTGATTTGATTGCTCGGCCCGCGGCCCGGGACGCGGCACGGTTGCGGTCACAAGTTGTACGGTCATTGCGAGATAACTTCCATGCGCGTGACTTTATGGAAATTGAAACCCCCATGCTGCAAACAATTCATGGTGGCGCTGCGGCTCGCCCGTTTGTGACGCATATGAATGCGTTTGATATGGACTTGTATCTGCGTATTGCGCCCGAACTATTCCTGAAGCGTGCTGTTGTTGGTGGGTTGGAACGTGTCTTTGAGATCAACCGAAACTTCCGCAATGAAGGCGTAGACTCGTCACACTCACCAGAATTTGCGATGCTTGAGGCGTATGAAGCCTATGGCGATTACAACACAATGGCGGTGTTAACTCAGGATCTCGTGCAAACCGCTGCCCGTGATGCATTTGATGGGGAAACGCTAGTCACTCTTGCTGATGGTTCTGAATATGAATTGGGTGGTGAATGGGCTCAACTATCCATGTACCACTCTCTTTCGGAAGCCGCCGGGGTGGAGATCACTCCACAAACTTCGGTTGCTGAATTAATGACCCTGGCACAATCTGTAGAGATTTCATTGGATCCGAAGAAGGTGAGCCACGGAAAGCTTGTGGAAGAGCTGTGGGAACACTTTGTGGGTCATGACTTATGGGCGCCCACGTTTGTGCGTGATTTCCCCGTGGAGACGTCACCATTGACCAGGGATCACCGGTCAATTCCCGGTGTTGTGGAGAAGTGGGACTTGTATGTGCGTGGCTTTGAGCTCGCAACCGCATACTCGGAACTTGTTGATCCTGTGATTCAGCGCCAACGCTTTGAGGCACAAGCAGTCCTTGCTGCCGCAGGCGACGATGAGGCAATGGTCCTTGATGAGGATTTCCTCACGGCAATGGAATATGCCATGCCGCCGAGCGGGGGTATGGGAATGGGGCTCGACCGACTGCTCATGGCTTTGACCGGGTTGGGTATTCGAGAGACTATTTTGTTCCCACTGGTCAAACCGGCACAGTAA